CATGTTCAACATGCTCCGTCTCCCCTTTGTTGGCTTCGAGATCCTTGAGATCGGCGGCCGGGTCTAAGTGCGCAGGTACAAAATCTGTAGCGTTTCCTGAAGGCATGATAATCTGTTTTGTAGGCATGAAAAGTTAACAAACATGGGAGCTCTTCTTTATATACCTTGCAAAAGCTGTATCCTGTATCCCGTAGGCATTCAGGtacataataataataactGAACGGCTGTCAGCACTTGCCTAGGCGGTCCACATGTCATTTTTTGAGGGCATAAGATATGATCTCAGAGTTGAACCACGCTAATGTCGATAAGTGCCCGTGGGGCTCATACCCGGCGCGGGGTTCAAGTGGGGCACATTGGCGGGCCGCCGGAGAGATGAAGCTCAATTCCAGTGGATAGCGTACGTTACCGAAGGTCCCAAATGACGGAGAAGTAGGCAATAAAATAAGGCACGCCTGAAATGCTGAGTGATCGGATTGCAAAACGCAGGCGTAACATTCGCGACTGGGTAACGAAAGAAGGTTGAGCCGGGGTTTGGAATTTAAGTTGTTCTTCTCCGTTCTTTGCACTTCGGGCCGTTGCCTTCTGTAGTAATGATGCTATAATTACTTGCCGATTCCCTTTCGGCTTTCGAGGATCTTTCGAGAAGGGCCACGTGAGAGCGCGATCGAGGGTTGTGATTCGCGGCGCATGGcggcaattgctgctcAGGGGGAAAAAGTGGATTGAGGTGGATCGAACGTAACGGCatatccatctccaccttgGACAAGACCCACTTGTAGAGGTATCCACCTCAAGTGAAGTTATCGTTGTGGGCGACTTTATTTGAACTCTTTCCACAGTCGACGAATTGAGCAAGAGGTGGATCCTGTTGGACTTGTCGATTATAACATCGATAATCAAACCCTAAGAGAATACATACCTGTGTGCGTTGACAGTGGATGTTTCGTACGGCCCATACGGCCCGCTCTGTGAACAGAAGAACAAGTAAAAGGTTATGACGATGGAAGGTTTTAACCCTGAGTGATGATGGCACGAGATAACTGCTGATACGATAAGATTTATTCCACATCATTTGTTTTCGGCTTTTCTTGAggagtggtggtggataCCGGTCCGGTATCCATTCGGTAAATGTTGGGAGGActcctcttcagctttCTTTATATATAACACTTAAACATCTTCTGCAGTTTGATATGTCATCTCTTGTCTTCCAATATTCAACTCAACAATCAAGCCAGTCCCAGCATCCACTATGCCAGTCCCAACTTTTGTCGCTCAATCCGTTACCGAGCTCATATCTATTAGAGCTGGTCAGTTTTTCGCAGACAGTAGCTGGCAAAACGCTAACGCTTAACAGAGACCCAAGCCAATGATGCAGCCATCCATACTGGCGCTTCAGAATATGGGGAAAAACTTATGACACTCACGTAGGTATTAGTCGtctgcctcttctctaATGCTGACAGCACGGCAGATATTCTGATTTTTCCAAGGCGGTGGATCGGTTAGCGGCTCATTACGCTGCACTTAACATTCAGCCTCAATGTGGACCAAGCGAGGTTCCGCCAGAACGTATCGTTGCTGTCCTCACCTCCACGGCAATTGATGAGACTCTGTTGGAAATCGCGCTCGCAAAACTCGGCTTGGCCTCCTTATTACTCTCTGTAAACAACTCAACTGCCGCAGTCGCTCATTTATGCAAGGTGACCAAAAGCGCTTCCCTCATCTACGGTCCCAAGTTTGAGGAGACAGCCAAGGATGCCCAGAAGCTTTTGGCTCAAGAAGGAATTGAGATCAGAGTCAGTTCTTGTCATTTTAATTGATAAATGTCACTTACCTGTTTCTAGACCATTCCCGAAACACGATATCCTCTCTGGGGCCCTGAGGGAGCTCGAGAGTCCAAAATCGCCCCTTATCCACCTAGGCTTACTCCTCAGCAAGAGAGTAAGCGTACTTGTGTTGTCCTCCACTCTTCCGGCTCTACAGGTTTCCCTAAACCAGTATTTATCACTCACTACGGCCTCATTGCCAATGCGGCTCAGTCATTACCGAAGACAGGCTTTTCCGCTTTGCCTTTATTCCATGGATTCGGGCATTACTCTGTGTAAGCTTTACAAAACCCTCATACGCTGCCGCTCGTAGCTAACAATGAGTAGTTTTCGATGTATGTACCACGGCAAGACATTTACCCTTATGCCCCCTAACCTCCCCCTCACTTCTGCCAATATCTGCCGTATCATTCGAAGctctccaactcctccCGTCCAGCACTTCGCTGTGCCATATGTCCTGAAGCTTTTGGGTGAGACTGATGAAGGAGTTCAAACTCTCGCCAATTTCGAGGCGGTGTCCTTTGCGGGTGCCGCTGTTCCCGATGATCTTGGAGATAGGTTGGTGAAGGCTGGAGTCAATTTGATTTCTTTCTATGGTACCACTGGTGAGTTGGGATTCCCTTTTGCAAAGTATAACATTAGCTAAGATCAACTGTAGAAACGGGTGCTCTCATGACCTCTCGTCGCGAATTTGACTCGGACAAGGGATGGAATTGGCTTCGAGCCGAAGGCCCCATTGCCGACTACCTCGAGCTTATCCCTCAAGGCTCAGATACTTTTGAGGCAGTTGTGAAGGATGGATGGCCTGCAAAGATTATGAGTAACAGGGAAGATGGTGCCTATTGTACCAAGGATCTGGTTTTGAGGCACCCTCAAAACAAGACGTGGTTCAAGTATATCGGAAGATTGGACGATACCCTTACTCAAACTTTGGGTGAAAAGACCAACCCTGTTCCTATTGAGCTTGCCATTGTAAGTCATCTGTGgctccttttccatcaGGACACGGCAGCTAATAAGTTCTGCAGCGAGGAAATTCTCCCCTCGTACAAGAATGCATCGtctttggagatggtcgtcCCCAGACTGGAGCCCTCATTTTGCCTTCTGAGCAAGGTGCCGAACTCagcaaagacaagaagaagtacaTTGAGGCTGTTTGGCCCGTCATCGCCGATGCCAACTCTAATGCTCCTAGCCACTCTCGTATCCTCCCAGAGATGGTTGATATCTTGCCGTACGGTACTGAGATCCCTGTTGTACGTTTATTCCCATCAACTCCAGAGCCACTTCGCTGATAACAGTATAAAGGCTACCAAGATGTCTATTCTCAGGCCAGCGTGTTACAAGAAGTTCAGCTCTATCATCGATGCCATTTACGAGCGTTTTGAACGAGGTACTGGCGAGCCCAAGCGAGACATCTCTTCGAAGCCCGAGATGGAATCCTTCCTTACCGGCACTATCCTTAAAGCTTTGGGCGACAAAGCCGGTCCTGATCTTTCCCCCTCTACCGACCTTTTCTCATACGGCGTCGATTCCCTCCAAGCTACCCGCGTTCGTAATGTAATCAGCAAGTCTCTCGAGCTCGGTGATGCCAAGATTGGGCAGAACATTGTTTATGAATACCCCTCTATCTCCCAACTGGCCGACTATTTGCTTGAGATCAAGACTGGCAAAGCCGGGCAGAATGGACCTGAGAAGGATTACAAGACCATGTGGGAGATGGTTGAGCGTTACACTTCCCAACTCATAAAGGAAGATTCCTCAGCTGTTGCCGCCGACGTTACTTCCAACGGCCACTCCAGCCATGTCATCGTCCTCACCGGTGCCACCGGCTCCCTCGGGGCTCATATTCTCGATCAGCTTGTCCGTCGACCAGACGTTAGCAGAGTCATTTGTTTGTCTCGTGCCAAGTCTCACCAAGACTCCCTTCTTCGTGTACAAGaatctctctcccaacGACTACGCATGTTGACCCCGGAAGGTGAATCGAAGATTGTCTCTTATGCTGCGGACGTCAACCGACCTGACCTCGGTCTCTCTGCTGAGGAGTACGAAGGTCTTCGCCAAGAATCTACTGCTGTCATTCACAACGCTTGGCCTGTTAACTTCGTACTCTCTATTGACTCTTACAACGAACACATAGGAGGTGCCACcaaccttctcaacctGACCCTCAAGTCTCCCAAGGCTGTCAAGCCCGggttcttcttttcttcttctgtcggTACAAGACAGGGTTTGACAGAGCCTGTGGTAGAGGAAGATTTCCCCGAAAGTCCTGAGACTGCGAACGCATTAGGGTATGGGAGAAGTAAATGGGTAGTGGAAAAGATCATGGAGAAGGCCGGCAAAGAGACAAAAGCGAGGTGCGGTGTTCTGAGGATCGGTCAGCTAGTTGGTGATACCGAGAAGTAAGTTTATTCCCCTCTTTGTCGAAAAACATATTTTAATGGAGCGTAGTGGCGTATGGAATGAAACAGAAGCATGGCCTTTAATGTTCAAGTCAATTGACGTCATCCAATCTCTCCCCATGCTTGACGAGGTACGTTCCACATTACTGAATCACCTACCGGTTGCTCACATACCACTCAGAAACCGTCCTGGCTCCCAGTCAACCacgcagcagcaacaattTCCGAGATCGTCACTTCCACTTCTACCTCCTTTACCCCATCTTCTGCTGCGGTTTACCACGTCCTCAACCCGTACTTTGCTTCATGGTCCGACATTCTCTCTGGCTTGTCGGCTGGTGGCCTCAAGTTCGACACTGTTTCGCGTGCTGAATGGCTCGACCGTCTCGCGAAATCCAACCCCGATGTGGCGGTAAACCCGACGTACAAGCTGCTTGGATTCTATCAGAATAGGATCGGGAAAAAGGACGAGAAACCAACAGTTGAGTTCAAGGTAGATAGAACGGAGAAGGAGTCTGAGACAATGAGAGATGAGGTAAAGAAGGTTGGACCGGAGTTGGTGGCTCTTTGGGCGAAGCGATGGAGGCAGTCTGGTTTTTTGCATTAGGTCTTTGAAGTTAAGTTTATTGTTGTCAAGAATATATTCAAGGTTCTTTAGAAGCATGTAAAAAGTCTCGAAATTTAGAACAACCGTATGCGTAACCCATTCATCATGTTTCACATGAGTATGAGTTACAAGACAGGCAAGTACTAAAGCTACAAAAATACTTCTTTTTTTAAGTCTACAACCCAAATATTCAGATGAACCCCCaaatcatcctcatcctctggGTGAACCCTCCTTCCCAGGCTCTCCCGTCTGGCTCCTCCCCGCCCCTTTGCCCCTGACCCGTCCAATCCGCCAACATCCGCTCATACCACTGCCACCGCCCTTCATATCTGCCTTGCTCCTCAAGGGGTCTCTCAATCTCTCCTGGAGCTACTTGCTTCGCAAACTCGAGCAGACTACGGAGGTACTGGGCTATATACCTGTCCAGCCTAcgagaggagggaagggtaAGTTCggcaaggatgaagagcggCTCGAGGGCGAAGAGGGTGTAGTGCCTAGGACGGGTACGTTGGAGTTCGTGTTCGAAGAACTTTTTAGGGGGATGGGAGGGGGCATAGgtctggaagaaggaaatggcaTAGGAATTGCCCTCTggtggagagatgaaggaaaggtGCGAGGCAGTCTGTACGCCTTTGTCTGCCTTGTTCCGTACGATCAATGGGAAAGGTACTTACAATGGCCTCAAGCCATATCCTCTTGTTATCCTCGTACTTTCGAGCAGCAGCGCCTTGATCGGAATCTCTGATCCACTTTGCTTGAGTTGCAATCCAATTGGTCAAGGTATCGACGGTTCTCTTGTTCAGAAAAGAGGCTGCCAAGCGCATTCCTTGGTCAACCAGGATGATGTTTCGAAGCTAACAATAGATATCAGTTATATTTCAACGCGCCGAAGGTAGTTTCAGAATACTCACAGCGATCTCGAACGCATAATCTCCCTTCAACGGCTTGTTACCTGGGTTGCACTGAGCATACCATACTTCGGGAACCATTCTGTAAGGCTTAATCAGCCTCAATACCCCCATGACATTGATACCGACCTATCACCACTCACCTTGTCTCTGGgtcaatgaagaagacgctCAGAACCCGCTCCAGCCGCTTAGCGCACCCATCCCTGAACTCGGGCAAGTAGGCGGCACCAAGGGCAAGGTTATGAATCGTGACAGCAGCAGTTTCTAGCTGTTTTTGTCCCCCAGGCTTATCACAATCTGTTCTATAGTCAGTAGTTGACAAATATCATTTACCAATGTATCACACAAGGGTTCCGCTTTCCATCCCGCTTCTCTACATCTCAGATTAGCTACGACCACTTTCATCTCAAACACACACTAACCCCATTTCCCAGGTTCTACCTCCCAAAAGTAAGGTTTGAGAGTGAACAGATGATTCTTGCCTTCTGGACAGAGAAGATCGGAGAAAGTCACAGAGTAGACCTCATCAGATTCAACGGCTTTACGACAAATCTGGCGGAGGATCTTGAGACCTTCGGGGGAAGGGTCTGGTCGTGGGAAGGGCGTGAGGATTTCAGCTGGCTTGTTGGGGATCTTGAGGGCCAttatgtatatatatggGGCGGCatggatttggaaaaaGATATGGACGGGAAATTACATGACGGACGGAGCCAAAAgctgggaaagaagacgggGGTGGAAGCACGAATCGAAACGTCATTCATCATAATAAGTAGACGCCGACGACGACCGCTCGCCGGGAGGACCATTAGGCACCACGTTATTGCAAGATATACTCTCTGATAACCGACACCCTATAGATGCGCTGACATGTCATAAATCGCATACCAACTAGTATTCATTGGATTCTGATCAAGCCAAAGCATACGCCATGGACACCCTCCACAGCTGGATTACCCAATAGGCCTaaaaagagaaagcaaGATATTAAAATGATCATCGTCTATACGTTCGTTCGTCGTCCCTCCCATCGTTTATTTGTTGTTGGTTATCTCAAATCCGCGTGGatcctccacctcatcATATTATTTTCACGGACATCTTTGACTCTCCGTCTTTCCCCCATCCCGGTGAGCCTGATAATCTTTATATGTCCAAAATCGAGATGCATATTCGCTGAATTCAACAGAGGATTCCAACAGGACTAATTACCTCTACGCATTCCTGACAATCAACAAAATGGCTAGAATCGCCTCTGACATTGTGAGTGAACCTTGCGGATAATATGGCGAGCAGTTCTAATGAAAAATACGACAGAGGAGGACCTTTCCTCGTACCGACGAAGTCGTTGTTTCGTATATCACCGGTCTTATcgatgacgaagatgaagaagtcgagGACATTGTGGATATGATCAAGGGTATGCTTGGCGGTGGACCCTCCAGCGAGGACAATGGGAAGGTTCTTGATGAATTGTACGTTTCATCTCATTTCCTACTGATCAGGAATGATTTAATGGGAGAAAATGCAGCATGAACCGGCTCCTCGAGTATCTCGAATCCCAATCCACCAAGCGTGTTCGAAAATCTACCACCGCCACCAAGCTCGACAAGACTATTCACATGCGTTCTCAAGCCATGTCTGCTACTATCGCCATGTCCGGTAAAGTCGATTTGGAATCCAACACCAAAGGTCAAGCTTCTCGAGTCGATCTCAACAAGCTGGCTAAAGCAGAAGCTAAGCTCAAGGCCAAGATTGAGAAGCgggcgaagaaggataaCCTTTACCAGGGTTCCAAGCTTATCGATATGCAGAGGCAGCAACAGAGTTATGAGGAGATGTTCATGCAGGTGAACCCGTTGGATTTGAGCGGTGCTGCCAAGGGCAAGTCGAAGGATATCCATCTTTTGAACATCGATGTGTCATTCGGCAGCAACCGAATCTTGTGCGTCCTTCTAGTTACTTGACTTTTACAATCTTTTTGGGGCAAGTGCTAACATGTAAAAAAGATCCGGTGCTACCCTCTCCATGGCCCACGGTCGTCGATACGGTCTCATCGGTCGAAACGGTATCGGTAAATCCACTCTTCTGCGCCACCTCGCCCTTCGAGAAGTCCCTATTCCTACCCACATCTCCGTCCTGTACGTTGAACAAGAAATCGCTGGTGATGCAACGACCGCACTCGATTCTGTGCTTCAAGCGGACGTCTGGCGACACAAGTACGTCACGGAAGAACGAGAACTCAACCTCAAActcgaagagcttgaaaaAGCTTCTGCTAAAGAAGGTCTCCTTGGTGACGAAAAGGCGCAGATTGACCAGGACAGGGAGGACGTTTCTTCAAGGTTGGGTGAAGTGCAAAAGACCTTGATTGATATAGAGGCAGAGACTGGCCCGGCGAGAGCGGGAAGTTTGTTGGCTGGTTTGGGTTTCTCGGAGGAAGATCAGAAGAGGGTGACTTCGAGTTTCTCTGGTGGTTGGAGGATGCGTTTGGCGTTGGCTCGTGCGCTGTTCGTCAAACCGGATGTAGGCGCTTTGTTTCTTTCCCATACCTATCTGAAGCTGATAACTACGTAAAGCTTTTGATGTTGGACGAACCTTCCAACATGTTAGACTTGAACGCCATCGCATGGCTCGAAGAATATCTCCAAACATGGCCCTCAACTCTTCTCGTCGTGTCGCACGACCGAGCTTTCCTCGATGCTGTCGCCACCGATATCATACACCAACACAACCAGCGCCTCGACTACTACAAGGGCAACTTTTCCCAGTTCTACGCTACCAAGACTGAGCGAGCCAAGAACCAGAGGAAGGAGTACGAGACGCAGTTGCAGTACAGGCAGCATTTGCAGGCTTATATCGATCGGTGGAGGTACAATGCCGCGCGAGCTGCGCAAGCTCAATCAAAGATCAAGATTCTCGAGAAACTTCCCGAACTGGAGCCACCCGAGGACGACGATTCCGAAAATTTCAAGTTCCCCGACCCGGAAAAGATCTCGCCGCCTCTCTTACAGCTCGACGAAGCTACTTTCGGCTATACATCCGATAAGATCATCCTGCGTAACGTCAACATTGACGTTCAGCTCGACAGCCGTATCGCTGTTATCGGTCCAAACGGTGCGGGAAAATCTACAATGATCAAGCTTCTCACTGGCGCGATCCAACCCATCACCGGTCGGGCGACACACAACTCTCGATGCCGTATCGCGTATTTCACGCAGCATTTCGTGAATCAGTTGGATATGACCGTTTCGCCCGTCGCTTTCCTCCAGGCCAAGTTTCCGGGCAAGACGGAGCAGGAGTACAGATCGCATTTGGGTTCCTTTGGGATCACGGGTCTGACGGGTATGCAAAAGATTGATACGCTTTCAGGTGGTCAAAAGGCAAGAGTGGCGTTTGCGGTGTTGTCGATGCAGAAGCCACATATCTTGTTGCTGGACGAGGTGAGTCTTTATTTATCCTTTCTCaacttttttcttttgtttcTACCGCGAATGCTAATGAACCTGAATTAGCCTTCTAACCACTTGGATATTGAGGGTATCGATGCCCTTATCGAGGCTATCAAGAATTTCAAGGGCGGTGTCATCAGTATCTCGCACGACGAGCGATTCATCACCAACACTTCCAACCAGGTACGTCTGCGTCGCGATTCTCTCTATCCTTCGACTTTCAATTCCATCTCCAATCttgtaaaaaaaaaagacagTTGCTGATATGGAGTTGTTAGCTTTGGGTCTGCGCAGACGGCAAGGTAACCAAGTTTATGGGCGATGTGGAGGAGTACAAGAAGATTGTGACGCAAGAGTTGCAAGCCAAGTTGAGGCCTTGATCCTGGGGCTTCAGAACTAGTAGCTGTGTGTAAATGTAGATGTATCTCCATCTGACGGGTCCATGATTTCCTGGTTTGGGTTTTTGTTGGGGCCACGCATCCTTCTGGTGAGGTGATTGCTGTAAAGTCAATACCAACCATATAATCTTTATccaccctttccttctttcctccggTCCCCCGGGTCTCCTGCGGGCGATAGGACATGGCATCTCGATGATACacaattttttttcattcccACGCATGCAATTAGCccaaaaaggaaaagaaaagaggaaatgaTGGAGGATAACGACAGAAGAGCGAAAACGATAAGGATCTAGGTGCATGCTGCTCATTCCTCCTGGGTCGCCTTTTGTTGCTTGAAGAATTGCTGACGGATCTCTTCTCGTTCTGGTCGAGGAATGTCATTTCGCCTGACACCGGTGAAGTTCTGTAGGTCCGTACTGTCATCAGCACACCACCACATACAACGTATGCCAAGTCTTGTGCGAGCAcaaagaggagggaaaaggagaaaaggacgCACGTTACCGGCAGCATTAAAAGTACCCAACAACGCCGCCATACCAGCGCAAGCACCAACAGCGACGGGTATAGATTTACGTTGAACACCAGCGACGAAACCGGCAGCACAgccaccagcagcagagtTGAGGGGGCCATCAGTCTGTTAAAGCAGTCAGTCAGCTTGCCCACTCCCAGCAGTTGAGGATTCGTGGTGAGGTGGTTTGCGTTTTGAGGCAGGTGGGTTTGGGGcagtggaggaaaggagaggacGGGACAGACCTTTCGGATGTTGGCGGTAAGGCTGGTGATAAAGGAGTAGGAGAAGCCCATGGCGGCTGTGGCAGGTTAGATGGAATTTTGCTGAACCGAGGCCTCGGACGCACCGAATAAAGTGATTGTCGATCCTGTCCGGGTGAAGATACCCATTGCACCGTGGTTGTGCCTGGCCCGGGTTAGTGCGTCTTCCTATCCAGCTCGATCCCCAACACAGGACGGGCTTACTTGTCTAAAGCATTCTGGGTAGCGCTGACCAGCAAGCCGACACCAGCACTCCGGACAGCGATGTTCGTTGCGAGACTGAGGGAGGAGTGGGGGTGGAATGTGTGTTCGGCTTCGTGCACGGCGGGGATGGGGTACCGGGTGGCGGCACTGGCGGGGAgaggggggaggagggggtgTGCTGACGAGGACATGGCGGGCGGGGTGCAGGGGGCTGGTGTATCTCTGTTAAATCGGCCGTGCTGCATTGGCTGGAGCATCGGTGGGCGCAACGAGGGCGTAGAGGCGGAGGATGCCGCAGCGCCACGGGGTTACCGGCGGAATATCCAGTGTGGCGCCGCGGAGTGGTGCCGCGTCTCCGCCGTTGCGTCAGCAGCATCCACTCGCGCTACCCGTCGCCCGATAAATAAAGCACGATCGGCCGGGTCACACTACCAGCACGAGTACTGCCAGGTCAAGTTACTCGACAAACCGCTTCTGCACTTGGAACACCTGTATTCAGCTTATTCTTGCCCGCATCCCGTATTCTTCCGCCCCCGAGCCGCCCCACCTCAACACACGTGCACCATGATAAGTATCCCCGTCTCTGCCTCCACCGCGCCCCGGCTAACCCCCCTCATACAGCTCCCCAAAGCGCAGAGTAGACACAGACGTCATGAAACTGTGAGTACACCACCCCTTGCGTCCTGTCGCCCGTCCCGCCAGCTTGCAAGGCGCTAACAAGTACTTGCCATTTTGCCACCTtgccacctccacctcctaATCGCAGTCTCATGTCTGATTACGATGTGACATtagtcaacaacaagatGTCCGAATTCTTTGTCAAGTTTAAAGGCCCAACCGAGAGTGAGTctcgtctctcttccagTGAGGCTACTATGTGGCGTGGGAACGAATTTGCCCACGCACGCATGGAGGAGGCCCCTTGCCACCTCACCTCGTATCGCCGCGATACGGATACGGAGCTGACCGAAACTGCCTTTTACAGCACCGTTTGCCAATGGTGTGTGGAAGATCCACGTAGAGCTCCCGGAACAATTCCCATACAAGTCCCCTAGTATCGGCTTTATGAACAAGATCTTCCATCCCAACATTGATGAAACGTGAGTATCCTTGTCCACCCCCTGAATTAGAGAGTGAAGGGCTGATGGGACCTAGGAGCGGGAGCGTGTGCTTGGATGTCATTAACCAAACTTGGTCGCCCATGTTCGGTACGTCTACCATCTTgcccccttcttcccttcctcaactGACttgcctttcttccctttttcatATAGAActcatcaacatctttgaaatcttccttccccaactTCTCCGGTACCCCAACCCCGCCGACCCACTGAACGGTGAGGCTGCTTCCCTCCTCATGCGGGACCCAAAGGCCTACGCCAAAAAGGTAGAGTCCTACGTTGAGAGGTTTGCTTCCGCGGAAGATGCCGACCAAGCTGGTGGGGATGATGAATCTGATGAGGAGTATGAGCCGGTGCCGCCAAAGGTAAAGGCAAAGACCAACGGCGTGAACGGGAACGTTAATGGGAACGGGAATGGCCAGCCCAACGGCCATGCCAATGGAAACGGAAACGACAATGCCAGCGGGGTGAACGGCGTTAATGGGCATGGGGAAGAGcatgaagaggacgatgaagaggatgaagatgaaaagatgaGCGATATGGGCGAATTcagcgaggatgaggaggatatcATGGGTACAATGGACTAGAACTGTTTTTTTCCTATCTTACTCCGTCCTTGT
This region of Cryptococcus neoformans var. neoformans B-3501A chromosome 10, whole genome shotgun sequence genomic DNA includes:
- a CDS encoding hypothetical protein (Match to ESTs gb|CF187567.1|CF187567, gb|CF187365.1|CF187365; HMMPfam hit to ABC_tran, ABC transporter, score: 249.5, E(): 5.7e-72), which produces MARIASDIRRTFPRTDEVVVSYITGLIDDEDEEVEDIVDMIKGMLGGGPSSEDNGKVLDEFMNRLLEYLESQSTKRVRKSTTATKLDKTIHMRSQAMSATIAMSGKVDLESNTKGQASRVDLNKLAKAEAKLKAKIEKRAKKDNLYQGSKLIDMQRQQQSYEEMFMQVNPLDLSGAAKGKSKDIHLLNIDVSFGSNRILSGATLSMAHGRRYGLIGRNGIGKSTLLRHLALREVPIPTHISVLYVEQEIAGDATTALDSVLQADVWRHKYVTEERELNLKLEELEKASAKEGLLGDEKAQIDQDREDVSSRLGEVQKTLIDIEAETGPARAGSLLAGLGFSEEDQKRVTSSFSGGWRMRLALARALFVKPDLLMLDEPSNMLDLNAIAWLEEYLQTWPSTLLVVSHDRAFLDAVATDIIHQHNQRLDYYKGNFSQFYATKTERAKNQRKEYETQLQYRQHLQAYIDRWRYNAARAAQAQSKIKILEKLPELEPPEDDDSENFKFPDPEKISPPLLQLDEATFGYTSDKIILRNVNIDVQLDSRIAVIGPNGAGKSTMIKLLTGAIQPITGRATHNSRCRIAYFTQHFVNQLDMTVSPVAFLQAKFPGKTEQEYRSHLGSFGITGLTGMQKIDTLSGGQKARVAFAVLSMQKPHILLLDEPSNHLDIEGIDALIEAIKNFKGGVISISHDERFITNTSNQLWVCADGKVTKFMGDVEEYKKIVTQELQAKLRP
- a CDS encoding hypothetical protein (Match to EST gb|CF187201.1|CF187201; HMMPfam hit to UQ_con, Ubiquitin-conjugating enzyme, score: 169.8, E(): 5.6e-48) is translated as MISIPVSASTAPRLTPLIQLPKAQSRHRRHETALTSTCHFATLPPPPPNRSLMSDYDVTLVNNKMSEFFVKFKGPTETPFANGVWKIHVELPEQFPYKSPSIGFMNKIFHPNIDETSGSVCLDVINQTWSPMFELINIFEIFLPQLLRYPNPADPLNGEAASLLMRDPKAYAKKVESYVERFASAEDADQAGGDDESDEEYEPVPPKVKAKTNGVNGNVNGNGNGQPNGHANGNGNDNASGVNGVNGHGEEHEEDDEEDEDEKMSDMGEFSEDEEDIMGTMD
- a CDS encoding hypothetical protein (HMMPfam hit to AMP-binding, AMP-binding enzyme, score: 65.0, E(): 2e-16) codes for the protein MPVPTFVAQSVTELISIRAETQANDAAIHTGASEYGEKLMTLTYSDFSKAVDRLAAHYAALNIQPQCGPSEVPPERIVAVLTSTAIDETLLEIALAKLGLASLLLSVNNSTAAVAHLCKVTKSASLIYGPKFEETAKDAQKLLAQEGIEIRTIPETRYPLWGPEGARESKIAPYPPRLTPQQESKRTCVVLHSSGSTGFPKPVFITHYGLIANAAQSLPKTGFSALPLFHGFGHYSVFRCMYHGKTFTLMPPNLPLTSANICRIIRSSPTPPVQHFAVPYVLKLLGETDEGVQTLANFEAVSFAGAAVPDDLGDRLVKAGVNLISFYGTTETGALMTSRREFDSDKGWNWLRAEGPIADYLELIPQGSDTFEAVVKDGWPAKIMSNREDGAYCTKDLVLRHPQNKTWFKYIGRLDDTLTQTLGEKTNPVPIELAIRGNSPLVQECIVFGDGRPQTGALILPSEQGAELSKDKKKYIEAVWPVIADANSNAPSHSRILPEMVDILPYGTEIPVATKMSILRPACYKKFSSIIDAIYERFERGTGEPKRDISSKPEMESFLTGTILKALGDKAGPDLSPSTDLFSYGVDSLQATRVRNVISKSLELGDAKIGQNIVYEYPSISQLADYLLEIKTGKAGQNGPEKDYKTMWEMVERYTSQLIKEDSSAVAADVTSNGHSSHVIVLTGATGSLGAHILDQLVRRPDVSRVICLSRAKSHQDSLLRVQESLSQRLRMLTPEGESKIVSYAADVNRPDLGLSAEEYEGLRQESTAVIHNAWPVNFVLSIDSYNEHIGGATNLLNLTLKSPKAVKPGFFFSSSVGTRQGLTEPVVEEDFPESPETANALGYGRSKWVVEKIMEKAGKETKARCGVLRIGQLVGDTENGVWNETEAWPLMFKSIDVIQSLPMLDEKPSWLPVNHAAATISEIVTSTSTSFTPSSAAVYHVLNPYFASWSDILSGLSAGGLKFDTVSRAEWLDRLAKSNPDVAVNPTYKLLGFYQNRIGKKDEKPTVEFKVDRTEKESETMRDEVKKVGPELVALWAKRWRQSGFLH